The Tenebrio molitor chromosome 5, icTenMoli1.1, whole genome shotgun sequence genome has a segment encoding these proteins:
- the LOC138131393 gene encoding DNA repair protein XRCC3-like: protein MEKLKHKVRSDVFESLIDANIRSLSSILLCNKTELCQTTKLDLNTIDEVIKETSLIILSGKVYTANCVLNQQYISTGCPALNAIMRGGIPLNGITEIVGSSGVGKTQMCLQLSLMTQLPLSLGGLGKSVIYICTEDIFPVKRLSELAQIFSLKYKNHVKIDFEDNIFLEHIADIAQLKKCLFNTLPHLFTVKNVGLIVIDSIAGVFRSENLDIKYPSRSQDFISITSKLNKLSKKYNFATICINQVTDNPVTDTTEPCLGLAWSNVVTRRFNINRFFRSQVRTFQVVFAPDLPNKECKFKITREGLIGTE, encoded by the exons ATGGAAAAGTTAAAGCATAAAGTTAGATCAGATGTGTTTGAGTCTTTAATTGATG CGAATATAAGGTCGTTATCATCAATTCTTTTATGTAATAAAACAGAGTTATGTCAAACTACAAAGTTAGATTTGAATACTATTGATGAAGTTATAAAAGAAACtagtttaataattttaagcGGAAAAGTCTATACAG CAAATTGTGTGCTCAACCAGCAGTACATTAGTACAGGATGCCCTGCATTGAATGCAATAATGCGAGGAGGTATACCGCTTAATGGAATTACAGAAATCGTCGGTTCCAGCGGTGTAGGAAAAACGCAAATGTGCTTACAATTGTCTTTAATGACTCAGTTACCGTTGAGTTTAGGTGGTTTAGGCAAATCAGTCATTTATATTTGCACAGAAGATATATTTCCTGTGAAAAGATTAAGTGAGCTGGCGCAGATATTTTCTTTGAAATATAAAAACCATGTAAAAATAGACTTTGAAGATAACATATTTCTTGAACACATAGCTGACATT GCGCAGTTGAAAAAGTGCTTATTTAATACTTTGCCACATCTTTTCACTGTGAAAAACGTGGGTTTAATTGTAATTGATTCCATTGCAGGAGTGTTTCGCAGTGAAAACTTGGATATCAAATATCCAAGTAGAAGTCAAGATTTTATTTCTATTACttctaaattaaataaactttcaaaaaaatataattttgccACTATTTGTATAAATCAG GTGACTGATAATCCAGTTACGGATACTACAGAGCCATGCCTGGGTTTGGCTTGGAGTAATGTGGTTACTCGTCGGTTTAATATAAACAGATTTTTCAGAAGTCAAGTTCGGACGTTTCAAGTTGTTTTTGCACCCGACTTGCCTAATAAagaatgtaaatttaaaattacacgAGAAGGATTAATCGGAACCGAATAG
- the LOC138131391 gene encoding growth hormone-regulated TBC protein 1-A-like: protein MAKSSYSKVDEYGFERPDNFNYESYDAFMSKYMRILTRRSLRWNTIKDSSYVKSNTLKRFIRKGIPSDRRVAVWMATSGAEKLKNDSPFTYQELKKKINNEALIEIIQIDLPRTFPDNIYFTNHEYLQQQLFHVLATFAHQNSEVGYCQGLNYIAGLLLLATKSEEASFWLLKVLVEKLLPRYYVPNMSGLLIDLDVLNALILKLEPTVHQHIHNIGMPWALGTTKWFICLFSEVLPTETVLRIWDCLFYEGSKILLRVAVTLIKLHKQQILETTELGELIACFKDMRSHESVINCHQFMNDVFKLPGSFSSSNLEKLRRKHQK from the exons ATGGCAAAATCGAGTTACAG CAAAGTTGATGAATATGGATTTGAAAGACCTGACAATTTTAACTATGAGTCATATGATgcatttatgtcaaaatatatGAGAATATTAACTCGAAGGTCTCTAAGATGGAACACCATTAAAGATAGTAGCTATGTAAAAAGTAACACATTAAAACGCTTTATACGTAAAGGTATACCCAGTGACCGTCGTGTAGCTGTATGGATGGCTACTTCTGGagcagaaaaattaaaaaatgatagtCCTTTTACATATcaagaattaaaaaagaaaattaataatgaagcactaattgaaataattcaaattgaTCTTCCAAGAACGTTCCCAGATAACatttatttcacaaatcaTGAATATTTACAGCAACAATTATTTCATGTGTTGGCCACATTTGCCCATCAAAATTCAGAAGTAGGATATTGTCAGGGATTAAATTATATAGCAGGATTATTGTTGCTGGCAACTAAAAGTGAGGAAGCTTCATTCTGGTTGTTGAAAGTCTTGGTGGAGAAGCTGTTGCCTAGATATTATGTCCCAAATATGTCTGGGTTACTTATTGATTTGGATGTCTTAAATGCacttatattaaaattagaaCCAACAGTACATCAACACATACATAACATAGGAATGCCTTGGGCTTTAGGCACAACAAAATGGTTCATTTGCTTATTTTCTGAAGTTTTACCCACAGAAACAGTGTTAAGGATATGggattgtttattttatgaaGGCTCAAAAATTTTGCTAAGAGTAGCTGTTACCTTGATAAAATTGCATAAGcaacaaattttagaaactACAGAATTAGGGGAATTGATTGCATGCTTTAAAGATATGCGCAGCCATGAAAGTGTGATAAACTGCCACCAGTTTATGAAT GATGTTTTCAAGCTTCCAGGGAGCTTTTCATCTAGTAATTTGGAGAAATTGAGGAggaaacatcaaaaataa
- the LOC138131399 gene encoding mitochondrial import inner membrane translocase subunit TIM14, with the protein MTAGIILAGLGLAAVGFAGRYAVRQLPNVTKTVNEAMKNLPKFDAETMANSKYYKGGFDQKMNRREAALILGISPTASKVKVKEAFKRVMAVNHPDRGGSPYLASKINEAKDHLEKHTR; encoded by the exons atg aCGGCCGGAATAATATTAGCGGGATTAGGATTGGCCGCTGTAGGGTTTGCGGGTCGTTATGCTGTAAGACAACTCCCCAATGTTACAAAAACGGTCAATGAAGCAATGAAAAACTTACCAAAGTTTGATGCAGAGACAATGGCCAATTCAAAATATTATAAAGGTGGCTTTGATCAGAAAATGAACAGAAGGGAAGCAGCCCTGATTTTAG GTATTAGCCCTACAGCAAGTAAAGTCAAAGTGAAAGAAGCTTTCAAAAGGGTGATGGCAGTGAATCATCCTGACAGAGGAGGTTCCCCATACTTAGcatcaaaaattaatgaagctaAAGATCACCTTGAGAAACACACAAGATAG
- the LOC138131397 gene encoding transmembrane protein 256 homolog isoform X1, which translates to MGLYEFVNYVVYDNPVSKGVKSLVVPNTVPTIPPQTVTVITETKPLWKLASENGPFVRLAGLFGASAVALGAYGAHRSYPKDRADELKPIFETGNRYHFLHTLALLGIPLCKNPKLSGSLIILGTTLFSGACYYHAFTGDNKFGKLAPVGGTILIVGWLTMIL; encoded by the exons ATGGGTTTATacgaatttgtaaattacGTAGTGTATGACAACCCCGTATCAAAAGGTGTAAAATCTCTTGTAGTA CCTAATACAGTTCCAACAATCCCCCCTCAGACAGTCACTGTTATAACTGAAACAAAACCATTGTGGAAGTTGGCTTCTGAAAACGGACCTTTTGTTCGTTTAGCGGGACTGTTTGGCGCGTCAGCTGTAGCCTTAGGAGCATACGGAGCACACAGGTCATATCCAAAAGATAGAGCTGACGAGCTTAAACCAATCTTTGAAACTGGAAATAGATACCATTTTTTACATACATTGGCTTTACTGGGAATACCTCTTtgcaaaaatccaaaattg AGTGGATCATTAATCATATTGGGAACAACACTTTTTTCAGGGGCATGCTACTATCATGCATTTACTGGGgataataaatttggaaagcTTGCTCCTGTTGGTGGAACAATCCTTATTGTTGGATGGTTAACAATGattctataa
- the LOC138131397 gene encoding transmembrane protein 256 homolog isoform X2 translates to MNPNTVPTIPPQTVTVITETKPLWKLASENGPFVRLAGLFGASAVALGAYGAHRSYPKDRADELKPIFETGNRYHFLHTLALLGIPLCKNPKLSGSLIILGTTLFSGACYYHAFTGDNKFGKLAPVGGTILIVGWLTMIL, encoded by the exons ATGAAT CCTAATACAGTTCCAACAATCCCCCCTCAGACAGTCACTGTTATAACTGAAACAAAACCATTGTGGAAGTTGGCTTCTGAAAACGGACCTTTTGTTCGTTTAGCGGGACTGTTTGGCGCGTCAGCTGTAGCCTTAGGAGCATACGGAGCACACAGGTCATATCCAAAAGATAGAGCTGACGAGCTTAAACCAATCTTTGAAACTGGAAATAGATACCATTTTTTACATACATTGGCTTTACTGGGAATACCTCTTtgcaaaaatccaaaattg AGTGGATCATTAATCATATTGGGAACAACACTTTTTTCAGGGGCATGCTACTATCATGCATTTACTGGGgataataaatttggaaagcTTGCTCCTGTTGGTGGAACAATCCTTATTGTTGGATGGTTAACAATGattctataa